Proteins encoded together in one Gemmatimonadaceae bacterium window:
- the xseB gene encoding exodeoxyribonuclease VII small subunit has product MTPKPRSTDTAPSFEARLDRLEAIVHELEGDQVELARALELFEEGVECLRAASKELADARSRVQRLVERDDGRFELTDFRG; this is encoded by the coding sequence ATGACACCTAAACCCCGAAGCACCGATACTGCGCCATCATTCGAGGCACGACTCGACCGGTTAGAAGCGATCGTGCACGAGCTCGAGGGCGATCAGGTCGAGTTGGCGCGCGCCCTCGAGCTCTTCGAGGAAGGCGTGGAATGTTTGCGCGCCGCGTCGAAGGAGCTGGCCGATGCCCGTTCGCGAGTGCAGCGTCTGGTCGAGCGCGATGACGGAAGGTTCGAGCTCACCGACTTTCGTGGCTGA
- the rny gene encoding ribonuclease Y, with amino-acid sequence MSETLAAALGALILASAAFFFLGRRIGIANEVKRLAATKSTAEETGQRIVSEAEREAENLRKSAIVAGKEELIRLREKFEQEVRGRREEVEREERRITERETVLDRKSDVLEQRDRDLGRRASEFGRREKTVIQREEELGVLVTEERRRLEQMAGMSAQDAKTELIRRIEEEAHADAANRVREIREAARRNAEREAKKIVALAIQRIAADHTAESTVSAVSLPNDEMKGRIIGREGRNIRAFELATGVDVIIDDTPDTVVVSCFDPIRREIARLALEKLVSDGRIHPGRIEEVVNKSRKEVDTQIIEIGEQAAYETGIHGLHPELIKLVGRMHWRTSYGQNILQHSKEVSWLAGIMAAELALDVNLAKRGALLHDVGKVLTHEHEGTHVQLGVEVATKYGENPLIVNCIAAHHDDVPHESEISVLVQAADAISGSRPGARREAFETYVKRLEGLERIASSYKGVEKVFAIQAGREVRVIVMPDDVDDVRMTTMSEEIARRIETELQYPGQIKVVLIRETRAVDFAR; translated from the coding sequence ATGAGTGAAACTCTCGCTGCCGCGCTTGGCGCTCTGATACTCGCCTCCGCGGCTTTCTTCTTTCTTGGGCGTCGGATTGGAATCGCGAACGAGGTGAAGCGCCTCGCCGCCACGAAATCGACCGCGGAAGAGACGGGACAGCGCATCGTTTCCGAGGCCGAGCGCGAAGCGGAGAATCTGCGAAAGAGCGCGATCGTTGCCGGTAAGGAAGAGCTGATCAGACTTCGTGAGAAATTCGAACAGGAAGTCCGAGGGCGACGCGAGGAAGTCGAGCGCGAGGAGCGGCGTATCACCGAGCGCGAGACGGTGCTCGATCGGAAGTCGGACGTCCTCGAGCAGCGCGACCGTGATCTCGGGCGACGCGCGAGCGAGTTCGGGCGGCGAGAGAAAACCGTCATCCAGCGCGAGGAAGAGCTGGGCGTCCTCGTCACGGAGGAACGCCGGCGGCTCGAGCAGATGGCGGGGATGTCGGCTCAGGATGCCAAGACGGAGCTGATCCGTCGGATCGAGGAAGAGGCCCACGCCGACGCGGCGAACCGAGTGCGCGAGATCCGGGAAGCCGCGCGTCGCAACGCCGAGCGCGAGGCGAAGAAGATCGTCGCGCTGGCAATCCAGCGAATTGCCGCCGATCACACCGCTGAGAGTACCGTGTCCGCGGTTTCGTTGCCGAACGACGAGATGAAGGGACGCATTATCGGGCGCGAGGGACGCAACATTCGCGCGTTCGAGCTCGCTACCGGCGTCGACGTCATCATCGACGACACGCCCGACACGGTCGTCGTGTCGTGCTTCGATCCGATACGTCGGGAGATCGCGCGCCTCGCGCTCGAGAAGCTCGTGTCCGACGGACGCATCCATCCCGGGCGCATCGAGGAAGTCGTCAACAAATCACGCAAGGAAGTCGACACGCAGATCATCGAGATCGGTGAGCAGGCGGCCTATGAGACCGGCATCCACGGCCTCCACCCAGAGCTCATCAAACTCGTTGGACGGATGCATTGGCGAACGAGTTACGGGCAGAACATCCTCCAGCATTCCAAGGAAGTATCCTGGCTCGCGGGGATAATGGCGGCCGAGCTTGCCCTCGACGTAAACCTCGCCAAGCGGGGCGCGCTGCTCCACGACGTGGGCAAAGTGCTGACCCACGAGCATGAAGGCACACATGTCCAGCTCGGCGTCGAGGTGGCGACGAAGTACGGTGAGAACCCGCTCATCGTGAACTGCATCGCCGCGCATCACGACGACGTGCCTCACGAGAGCGAGATCTCGGTCCTGGTGCAAGCGGCGGATGCAATTTCGGGATCTCGACCCGGCGCGCGACGCGAGGCGTTCGAGACATACGTCAAGCGCCTCGAGGGTCTGGAGCGCATTGCGTCGAGCTACAAGGGAGTCGAGAAGGTCTTCGCAATTCAGGCGGGTCGTGAAGTTCGCGTCATCGTCATGCCCGATGACGTCGATGACGTGCGCATGACGACGATGTCGGAGGAAATCGCGCGGCGCATCGAGACGGAGCTTCAGTATCCCGGGCAAATCAAGGTCGTGCTCATTCGTGAGACGAGGGCCGTAGACTTTGCCCGGTGA
- a CDS encoding bifunctional 5,10-methylenetetrahydrofolate dehydrogenase/5,10-methenyltetrahydrofolate cyclohydrolase — translation MPGDVALNPLSPVRGNIIDGAAIAARVQAEVRDEVEKLRTRGVTPGLSVVLVGDDAASAVYVRSKEATSRELGMAGETIRLPATTSQRELLDVVDRLNASDAVHGILVQMPLPRHINADVLLRRILPEKDVDGFHPVNVGKLLIGETDGFVPCTPAGIQYMLEACEVDTRGAECVVVGRSNIVGKPMAALMVQQGPFADATVTVCHSRTRDVAMHTRRADILIVAAGRPQMITAGMVKRGAVVIDVGMNRIADPTKKSGTRLVGDVDFDRVQELASLITPVPGGVGKMTIAMLMRNTVRAAVRATR, via the coding sequence TTGCCCGGTGATGTCGCGCTGAATCCCCTGTCACCGGTCCGCGGGAACATCATCGATGGCGCGGCGATCGCGGCGCGCGTGCAGGCTGAAGTCCGCGACGAAGTCGAGAAGCTCAGGACCCGAGGCGTAACGCCCGGGTTGAGCGTCGTACTCGTCGGCGACGATGCGGCCAGTGCGGTCTACGTGCGGAGCAAAGAGGCGACGTCTCGTGAGCTCGGTATGGCTGGCGAGACGATTCGTTTGCCGGCGACGACCAGTCAGAGGGAGCTGCTCGACGTCGTCGATCGCTTGAACGCGAGCGACGCGGTGCATGGCATCCTCGTGCAGATGCCGCTGCCACGTCACATAAACGCCGACGTCCTTCTGCGGCGGATTCTGCCGGAGAAGGACGTCGATGGCTTCCATCCGGTGAACGTTGGAAAGTTGCTCATCGGCGAGACAGATGGGTTCGTGCCCTGCACGCCGGCGGGCATACAGTACATGCTCGAGGCGTGTGAAGTGGATACCCGGGGCGCAGAATGCGTCGTCGTCGGGCGAAGCAACATTGTCGGGAAGCCGATGGCGGCGTTGATGGTGCAGCAGGGCCCATTCGCGGATGCAACGGTAACGGTGTGTCACAGCCGAACGCGTGACGTCGCAATGCACACGCGCCGTGCCGACATTCTCATCGTCGCCGCCGGACGGCCGCAGATGATTACGGCGGGCATGGTGAAGCGCGGAGCGGTCGTGATCGACGTCGGCATGAATCGGATCGCCGATCCAACGAAGAAGAGCGGAACGCGGCTCGTGGGCGACGTGGACTTCGATCGTGTGCAGGAGCTGGCGTCGCTCATCACGCCGGTGCCCGGCGGCGTCGGCAAGATGACCATCGCGATGCTGATGCGAAACACCGTGCGCGCAGCGGTGCGCGCGACGCGATAA
- the xseA gene encoding exodeoxyribonuclease VII large subunit — MRKRRDARTARDHEDHDLDLFGPPEPPPPSAELRAAPARFAESSAMYEELGTSFPGASPSSAVSVSTVTQTARDILEGAFMPMWVRGEVIDFKAHRNGHWYFCLRDGSAQLRCVVWSRDRRSIPAPPDDGMQVTVLGQLTVYAARGDMQFSVRRIEAEGDGLWRKALERIRAKLEADGLLARERKRALPRYPRVLAIVTSPDGAALHDVVAVVRRRAPHVRLVLVPATVQGDAAPEELCYAIDQVTRWNGADTVIIGRGGGAREDLRAFNDERVARALARCPAPTISAVGHEIDVTICDLVADHRAPTPSAAAEAAVRSTEELLGDLQARGNRLLSTIAARIDDGGVALHRLAGDLTATSQAAIDRRGSRISSVAGRLHALSPVATLARGYAIAQSDDGRTLASTDDFAPGAEFDLRLRDGSVHATANSIEKVDPSLRSG; from the coding sequence ATGCGTAAGCGACGCGACGCGCGGACGGCGCGCGATCACGAGGACCACGACCTCGACCTTTTTGGTCCGCCGGAGCCGCCGCCTCCGAGCGCCGAACTGCGCGCCGCACCGGCTCGTTTCGCCGAATCGTCCGCTATGTACGAGGAGCTCGGGACCTCGTTCCCGGGCGCATCGCCGTCGAGTGCGGTGAGCGTGAGCACCGTCACGCAGACGGCGCGAGACATTCTCGAAGGCGCCTTCATGCCGATGTGGGTGCGCGGTGAAGTCATCGACTTCAAGGCGCATCGCAACGGACACTGGTACTTCTGCCTGCGCGACGGCAGTGCGCAACTGCGCTGCGTCGTGTGGTCGCGCGATCGGCGATCGATTCCCGCGCCGCCTGACGACGGCATGCAGGTGACGGTCCTCGGGCAGCTCACCGTGTATGCCGCGCGCGGCGACATGCAGTTCTCCGTGCGACGCATCGAGGCAGAGGGCGACGGTCTCTGGCGCAAGGCGCTCGAGCGGATTCGTGCGAAGCTCGAGGCGGATGGTCTCCTCGCGCGTGAGCGAAAGCGCGCGCTCCCGCGCTACCCGCGCGTGCTCGCGATCGTCACGAGCCCCGACGGGGCGGCACTCCACGATGTCGTGGCGGTCGTCAGGCGTCGCGCACCGCATGTGCGCCTCGTGCTCGTACCGGCAACGGTGCAGGGAGACGCCGCTCCGGAAGAGCTGTGCTACGCGATCGATCAAGTGACGCGCTGGAACGGCGCCGATACGGTGATCATTGGCCGCGGCGGTGGCGCACGCGAAGATCTGCGAGCGTTCAACGACGAGCGCGTCGCGCGTGCACTCGCGCGTTGTCCGGCGCCGACCATCTCGGCGGTAGGTCACGAGATCGATGTCACCATCTGCGATCTCGTCGCCGATCATCGCGCGCCAACGCCGTCGGCGGCGGCGGAAGCGGCGGTGCGATCGACCGAGGAGCTGCTGGGCGATCTGCAGGCGCGAGGCAACCGCCTTTTGTCGACAATCGCTGCGCGCATCGACGATGGTGGTGTGGCGCTGCACCGGCTTGCCGGAGACCTAACGGCGACGAGCCAAGCCGCGATCGATCGGCGCGGCAGCCGAATCTCATCCGTGGCCGGCCGCCTGCACGCACTGAGCCCCGTGGCGACGCTCGCGCGCGGCTATGCGATCGCACAATCCGATGATGGACGAACGCTGGCGTCGACTGACGATTTCGCGCCGGGCGCCGAATTCGATCTCCGATTGCGCGACGGCAGCGTACACGCTACTGCCAACTCAATCGAGAAAGTAGATCCTTCGCTTCGCTCAGGATGA
- a CDS encoding farnesyl diphosphate synthase, whose amino-acid sequence MPVRECSVWSSAMTEGSSSPTFVADQGVAGAYDANIVADIEAHRRRIDRSLDAICAEELKEIDRSASRVADAIRYSLLGGGKRFRGILLLAAYRAAGGEGYASLLAAAIEIVHAYSLVHDDLPCMDDDDIRRGRPTVHRQFDARTATVAGLAMVPLAARTAARGARAVPKADPGRIVAALMSAGGAGGMIGGQLLDLEGEGKPLSLPDLERIHRGKTGALVSAAAMLGGLAAGAPEPVVQALARYGGALGLAFQIADDVLDVTSSTEVLGKTAGRDAELRKSTYPGILGIAGATQRAETLVDDGCAALSSAGLLTPVLENIARFVVRRSS is encoded by the coding sequence ATGCCCGTTCGCGAGTGCAGCGTCTGGTCGAGCGCGATGACGGAAGGTTCGAGCTCACCGACTTTCGTGGCTGATCAGGGCGTCGCCGGCGCCTACGACGCGAATATTGTCGCGGACATCGAAGCGCACCGCCGCCGAATCGACCGTTCACTCGACGCCATTTGCGCCGAAGAGTTGAAGGAGATCGATCGGAGCGCTTCGCGCGTCGCCGACGCCATTCGGTATTCGCTTCTCGGCGGCGGCAAACGATTTCGCGGCATTCTTCTTCTCGCTGCTTATCGAGCCGCCGGCGGTGAGGGATACGCGTCGCTGCTGGCGGCCGCAATCGAGATCGTCCACGCGTACTCGCTCGTCCACGATGATCTACCGTGCATGGATGACGACGATATTCGCCGGGGCCGGCCAACCGTTCATCGGCAGTTCGACGCTCGGACGGCGACGGTCGCGGGATTGGCGATGGTACCGCTCGCGGCACGGACTGCGGCGCGAGGGGCTCGAGCGGTCCCCAAGGCCGATCCAGGGCGAATCGTAGCGGCGCTCATGAGCGCCGGCGGTGCGGGAGGAATGATCGGCGGGCAGCTGCTCGATCTCGAAGGCGAGGGAAAGCCGCTCTCCTTGCCCGATCTCGAACGAATTCATCGCGGCAAGACTGGCGCTCTCGTCTCCGCTGCCGCCATGCTCGGCGGACTCGCAGCGGGAGCGCCTGAACCGGTAGTGCAGGCTCTCGCTCGTTATGGCGGCGCGCTGGGTCTCGCGTTCCAGATTGCCGATGACGTCCTCGACGTGACGAGCAGTACGGAGGTCCTTGGGAAAACCGCCGGTCGAGACGCCGAGCTTCGGAAGAGCACCTACCCGGGCATCCTGGGCATCGCTGGCGCGACGCAACGGGCGGAGACGCTGG